The DNA window ACCGGCTTGACGTGGATTCCGCAGGAAACCGCATTGTGGTCCGAAGCAGTGCAATGCCTGATGCGCGCGGAGGTACGAGGTACGTGGAGCAGCGACTGGATCAAGTGGATTCAACGACCTACGTCTACGATCCCAGTATCCAAACTGAGGCGACACAGAAATATCACGAGGAGTTTTGCGCTCAACATGGAATGAAGCCATCTCTCGACGGGGAGTCCATCATCTCGGGTGCCGTGAGTGGTTGGGGGTGCCATCTACCGCGCAACGAGAATGAGCGAATCGATGAGGGTTCCATGGCAGTCGATGGAGTGGTCGGCAAGTCGTCGGACTACGTGTTCACCACTGCGCCTTCCGGATCGGTACCCGTCGGAAACTTTCTTGCATACGGAAGAGCTCAAGCCAGAAGCAGCGTAGCAGGTCCGCTGTCTGCGACGGTTTCCGCCGACAACGGTCGATGCCAATATCACCAAACGTGGCACTACGGCGGTGCATTCACCGACGATAGACATGTTTGGGTGAACTGTATTTCCGAAACCCCACGTTTCATCTCCACGCGAATGGAGGCTTGTGTTCCTCGGCAATGCGGACACGCGACTGGGACCATCTCTGTTCGCTGATGCATCGCGCCTCGTGAGCTCAATCTAGATCAGGTCAAGTGCTGGATTGATGGCGCTGTTGGATGAGCACCTGCAGGCGCATGTGGTGTCGTCCGACGACCCGGCCGAGCGGGCGGAAGAAGCGCAGGTGCTGGTGAAGCTGTTGCGGGCTTACGGGCGCTGAGGGGCGGCTTCGGGTTGGATCATGCGTTTACGTGCAGATCACCGTTATCGGCCGTCGTCTGTCGACCGACGCTACCAAAGCAGATGCCGGCCACGCCGCATTGAGCCCGACGGGCCGCGATGACGAACGCGCCACGACGCGCCCGTTACCCGACGCGCCGATGACGTAGAGCCGGGCTTGCCCGGCTGCTCTTGGCGGATTACGTGGAAGGCGCAGCCGGGCAAGCCCGGCTCTACATCGCCGCGTCCTTGATCGGAGTCACCTGCCACAGGGGGCTTATCAATGCCGGTGCTGCCGCCACGCGTTCCACACATGCGTGCCGGCCAGCAGCAGGCTCCCGCCCACCGTCATCGGGGTCTCCAAAGCATGGCTCGGCCACTCCGCCGCACCGGCCAGCAGGCACAGCAACCCGGCGACGGCGACCACACCCGCCCACATCGGCACCGGGTAGCGCAGGTGCGCGCGCCATAACGCCAACCCCGTGGTGGGGGCCGCAATCGCCACGAACAACACATGCACCCACTCGGCTTCGGCCCACACCCCCAGCAGGGGCAGAGCGGCAGCCAGCAAGGGCAGGGCCAGGCAATGCAGCAGGCATAACGCAGACAGGGCAATGGCTCCTGCGTCCAGCAGGGAGGCGTGGGGGTGTTTCATGGGTGGGGGCCCTTGGCTTTCGAGTGTTATACAGTAACATTCATTCCTTCTCCCAGCCGACCCTGCCATGAACACTGCATCCCCCTCTGCCGATCCGCGCCTGCCTGTCACCGTCCTGTCCGGTTTCCTGGGGGCGGGCAAGACCACCCTGCTCAACCAGTTGCTGCGCAACCGCCAGGGGCTGCGGGTGGCGGTGATCGTCAATGACATGAGCGAGATCAACGTGGACGCGCAACTGGTTCGCGACGGTGGCGCGGCGCTCAGCCGCACCGAGGAAACCCTGGTGGAGTTCAGCAATGGCTGCATCTGCTGCACGCTGCGTGACGACCTGCTGCAGGAGGTGAAACAGCTGGCGTCATCGGGCCGCTATGACTACCTGCTGATTGAATCCACCGGCATCGCCGAACCGATGCCGGTGGCGGCGACCTTCTCGGTGCGGGATGCCGACGGCTTCAGCCTCGGCGACATCGCGCGGCTGGATACGCTGGTGACGGTGGTGGACGGACAGAACTTCCTGCGTGATTTCGGCGGCACGGATCGCCTCGCAGATCGCGGCCAGCAGGCCGGCGAAGACGACGCGCGCGGTGTAGTCGACCTGCTCGCTGACCAGATCGAGTTCGCCAATGTGATCGTGGTGAGCAAGTGCGATGTGATCGACGACGAGTCCTTGCAGCAGACCCTGGCCGTGCTCCGCGCAATGAACCGCGACGCGCGGCTGGTGTTGTCGCGCCACGGGGAGGTACCTGCGCATGAACTGCTGGACACGAAGCGCTTCGACTTCGTGCGTGCACAGCTGGCACCGGGGTGGATGCAGGCGCTGCGTGGCGAGCACACGCCGGAGACCGAGGAATACAACATCAGCAGCTTCGTCTACCGCGCCCGCCGCCCGTTCCATCCGCAGCGTTTTGCGCGCGCGCTGGAAAGTGGCTTGAACAGCGTAATCCGCAGCAAGGGCTTCTTCTGGCTGACCAACCGCATGGACTGGGTGGGCGAACTGTCCAGCGTGGGCGCGTCCACCCGTACCCAGGCGGCGGGGTTCTGGTATGCGGCACGTGAGCGCGTGGATGCCGGGCTGGAAGACACCGTGCCGCTGCTGCCGCCGCCGCAGATTCCTTACACCGATGCCGGTTGGGTGCGCCAGCAGGCGTCATGCTGGACGGCTGCGCTGCCGGCCGCGCATGAGGTGGGTGACCCGGGTGAGTACGCCGCGATGCGCCGAATGTGGCATCCAGTGTGGGGCGATCGCCGCCAGGAACTGGCGGTTATCGGCGTGGCCATGAACGAGCGCGCCGTGCGCGCGGAGCTGGATGCGTGCCTGTTGAACGACGAGGAAATGCGCGCCGGGCCGATGGTGTGGCAGGTGTTGCCGGATGCATTCCCGGTGTGGGCGCGGGGGTGACGTGATCATGACGGGGGCATCTGCAATCGCTGCTCAATCCCCACCGCCTGCAACAACGCCTCATCGTGCGAAACGATCACCAGCGCACCGCCATACCCACGCAGCATCTCCTCCAACGCCGCCAGCGACGGAAGATCCAGGTGATTGCCCGGCTCATCCAGCAGCAACAGCTGCGGCGGCTGCTCCGCATACAGCACCGCCGCCAGCGCGGCCTTCATCCGCTCGCCCCCGCTCAGCGTGTTCAGCGGACGCAGGCTGCGCTCGGCATCCAGCCCCAGCAGCGCAAGCCGCGTGCGCAGCACGCCTTCGCCCGCCGTCGGGTTCGCCTGCAGCAGCAGTTCCAGCGCACTCTGCTGCGCCGGCAACGACGACAGGGTCTGATCCAGATACGCAGTGGTCGCCGCACGCCGCACCTCACCTGAGGCGGGCGGCAGCACACCGGCCAGCACCCGCAGCAACGTCGACTTGCCGCTACCGTTGGCCCCACACACCGCCAGCCGCATGCCGCGCGTAACGCGCAGCTCGATGTGCCCCTGCGTTGCCGGAAG is part of the Stenotrophomonas oahuensis genome and encodes:
- a CDS encoding MerC domain-containing protein encodes the protein MKHPHASLLDAGAIALSALCLLHCLALPLLAAALPLLGVWAEAEWVHVLFVAIAAPTTGLALWRAHLRYPVPMWAGVVAVAGLLCLLAGAAEWPSHALETPMTVGGSLLLAGTHVWNAWRQHRH
- a CDS encoding GTP-binding protein gives rise to the protein MNTASPSADPRLPVTVLSGFLGAGKTTLLNQLLRNRQGLRVAVIVNDMSEINVDAQLVRDGGAALSRTEETLVEFSNGCICCTLRDDLLQEVKQLASSGRYDYLLIESTGIAEPMPVAATFSVRDADGFSLGDIARLDTLVTVVDGQNFLRDFGGTDRLADRGQQAGEDDARGVVDLLADQIEFANVIVVSKCDVIDDESLQQTLAVLRAMNRDARLVLSRHGEVPAHELLDTKRFDFVRAQLAPGWMQALRGEHTPETEEYNISSFVYRARRPFHPQRFARALESGLNSVIRSKGFFWLTNRMDWVGELSSVGASTRTQAAGFWYAARERVDAGLEDTVPLLPPPQIPYTDAGWVRQQASCWTAALPAAHEVGDPGEYAAMRRMWHPVWGDRRQELAVIGVAMNERAVRAELDACLLNDEEMRAGPMVWQVLPDAFPVWARG